In the Mycobacteriales bacterium genome, one interval contains:
- a CDS encoding fused MFS/spermidine synthase: MSTTVGDRVGAALVVLTSAAILVLEVIANRLVAPYVGLTLETYTASIGVALGAIAAGAALGGRLADVVSPRVWLGPATALGGGLLLLARPIVVLVGPEVGPGPFSTVLLVALAVAPAVLVLGSVTPGVVRLRLRRLEETGQTVGRLSALGTLGALAGTFLTGFVLLSSLPVSRVLLVTGTVLVVVGLVLSVGSKASLPLLGVATVAASLLIVVQGPCDVETRYYCARVDADPLRPGGRTLVLDGLRHSYVDLDNPSYLEFSYTRRIGDVLASRPTGPLRALHIGGGGFTVPRHLAAVRPGSQSRVLEVDPGVVEVGRERLGLVTGPDLEVVVGDARTSLRAETSASYDVVVGDAFGGLAVPWHLTTRELVEDVRRVLDDDGLYVLNVIDRPPLRFARAEAATLRAVFAEVVLLGTQELADGEAGGNVVLLASDAPIDRARLQQLADARAVGDGVHETEAFAGRARVLADDDAPVDQLLTPYADRA, encoded by the coding sequence GTGAGCACGACGGTGGGCGACCGCGTCGGCGCGGCGCTGGTGGTCCTCACCTCGGCCGCGATCCTCGTCCTCGAGGTCATCGCCAACCGGCTGGTGGCGCCGTACGTCGGGCTGACCCTCGAGACCTACACCGCCTCGATCGGCGTGGCGCTCGGGGCCATCGCCGCCGGGGCCGCCCTCGGTGGCCGGCTGGCCGACGTCGTCAGCCCCCGGGTCTGGCTCGGCCCTGCGACCGCGCTCGGCGGCGGCCTGCTGCTGCTCGCCCGCCCGATCGTGGTGCTGGTCGGCCCGGAGGTCGGGCCGGGACCGTTCTCCACCGTGCTGCTGGTCGCCCTCGCGGTGGCCCCGGCCGTGCTCGTCCTCGGCTCGGTCACCCCGGGGGTCGTGCGGCTGCGGCTGCGGCGGCTCGAGGAGACCGGCCAGACCGTCGGTCGGCTCTCCGCGCTCGGCACCCTCGGCGCGCTCGCCGGGACCTTCCTCACCGGCTTCGTGCTGCTGTCGTCGCTGCCGGTCTCGCGGGTGCTGCTCGTCACCGGCACGGTCCTCGTCGTCGTCGGGCTCGTCCTGTCGGTCGGCTCGAAGGCGTCGCTGCCGCTGCTCGGGGTCGCGACCGTCGCCGCCTCGCTGCTCATCGTCGTGCAGGGCCCGTGCGACGTCGAGACCCGCTACTACTGCGCCCGCGTCGACGCCGACCCGCTGCGGCCGGGCGGGCGGACCCTGGTGCTCGACGGCCTGCGCCACTCCTACGTCGACCTCGACAACCCGTCCTACCTCGAGTTCTCCTACACCCGCCGCATCGGTGACGTGCTCGCCTCCCGCCCGACCGGACCGCTGCGCGCCCTGCACATCGGAGGCGGCGGCTTCACCGTGCCGCGCCACCTCGCCGCCGTCCGCCCGGGGTCGCAGAGCCGGGTCCTCGAGGTCGACCCCGGTGTCGTCGAGGTCGGGCGCGAGCGCCTCGGCCTCGTCACCGGACCCGACCTCGAGGTGGTCGTCGGCGACGCCCGGACCTCCCTGCGCGCGGAGACCTCTGCGTCGTACGACGTGGTCGTGGGTGATGCCTTCGGTGGGCTGGCCGTGCCGTGGCACCTGACGACCCGCGAGCTGGTCGAGGACGTACGCCGGGTGCTCGACGACGACGGCCTCTACGTCCTCAACGTCATCGACCGGCCGCCGCTGCGCTTCGCCCGGGCCGAGGCGGCGACGCTGCGCGCGGTCTTCGCCGAGGTCGTGCTGCTCGGCACGCAGGAGCTCGCCGACGGGGAGGCCGGGGGCAACGTCGTCCTGCTCGCCTCCGACGCCCCGATCGACCGCGCCCGGCTGCAGCAGCTCGCCGACGCGCGTGCCGTCGGCGACGGGGTCCACGAGACCGAGGCCTTCGCCGGACGCGCGCGGGTGCTCGCCGACGACGACGCCCCGGTCGACCAGCTGCTCACCCCCTACGCCGACCGCGCCTGA